A single genomic interval of Halomonas sp. GT harbors:
- a CDS encoding sodium:solute symporter family protein, which yields MNDSLIVVGITLTYLALVLWVGLRARGQQNSSLEGYVAGGRHVGVVILFFILGAEIFSAFAFLGAPGWAYQHGAPGFYILAYLSLVPITIWAMGPRVAKLGRERGYLTQGDMIADHYQSKSLGLLAGVIGVLALVPYLTIQIAGAGLLFQAATDGLIPFWLGALLAFVVVATYVFCSGLNGIGWTNLIQGIMMIAIAWFLGLSISERLYGGVGEMFSQIQLTMPEYLTMPGATGMNWGYFSTAVLVSAFGGAMWPHLFMKFYSADSGRTLRKVSVFYPLYAYLLVPLLFIGFAGILAFADSPLVRSDTVLLRMVMDVANFSPWVIGLMLSGALAAAMSTGSNLAHTAAVVLVRDVVGPTIMKGASEKAMVSATRWSVLGLSLIAYLCALVNPSSLVLLLLGAYGLIVQLFPMVIGALFLPKLRRNSVMAGALVGSIAYLLMDFVWSSPLNWHAGVWAMLLNIVVVGVCQWLIKPAMPPAIAAQPSASTTSTNAH from the coding sequence ATGAATGATTCACTAATTGTGGTTGGCATCACCCTCACCTATCTTGCCCTGGTTCTTTGGGTAGGGCTGCGTGCTCGGGGTCAACAAAATTCGAGTTTGGAAGGTTATGTGGCCGGTGGCCGCCACGTTGGTGTGGTCATACTGTTCTTCATTTTGGGGGCGGAAATTTTTTCAGCCTTTGCGTTTCTTGGCGCACCGGGCTGGGCTTACCAACATGGCGCTCCTGGCTTCTATATTCTTGCCTACCTGTCGCTGGTGCCAATCACCATTTGGGCCATGGGGCCACGTGTGGCGAAGCTGGGTCGCGAACGCGGCTATCTCACCCAGGGCGATATGATTGCCGATCACTACCAAAGCAAATCGCTTGGCTTGCTAGCCGGGGTGATTGGTGTATTGGCCCTGGTGCCCTACCTGACGATTCAGATTGCCGGTGCTGGGTTACTGTTTCAGGCAGCAACCGACGGCCTGATCCCATTCTGGCTTGGCGCACTCCTCGCCTTTGTGGTCGTCGCTACCTATGTTTTTTGCAGCGGCCTAAATGGTATTGGTTGGACCAACCTGATCCAGGGCATCATGATGATCGCGATTGCCTGGTTCTTGGGGCTTAGCATCTCAGAACGTCTATACGGCGGCGTAGGCGAAATGTTCAGCCAAATCCAGTTGACCATGCCTGAATATCTGACGATGCCAGGCGCTACCGGCATGAATTGGGGTTACTTCAGCACCGCTGTATTGGTCAGCGCGTTTGGCGGTGCCATGTGGCCGCATCTATTTATGAAGTTCTACTCTGCTGACAGTGGCAGAACGCTGCGCAAGGTTAGCGTTTTCTACCCGCTTTACGCCTATTTATTGGTGCCGCTGCTATTTATCGGCTTTGCGGGCATTCTGGCCTTTGCCGACTCTCCTTTAGTGCGCTCCGATACAGTCCTGCTGCGCATGGTGATGGACGTGGCCAATTTCTCTCCCTGGGTGATCGGCCTGATGCTTTCTGGCGCGCTGGCCGCAGCCATGTCGACCGGTTCCAACTTGGCGCACACCGCCGCAGTAGTGTTAGTACGCGATGTGGTCGGCCCAACCATAATGAAAGGGGCTAGCGAGAAGGCGATGGTCAGCGCTACCCGTTGGAGCGTGCTTGGCCTATCGCTAATTGCTTACCTATGCGCCCTCGTCAACCCTTCATCGCTGGTGCTGCTCTTGTTGGGTGCCTATGGCCTTATCGTGCAGCTCTTCCCCATGGTGATTGGCGCACTGTTTCTACCAAAGCTAAGACGCAACAGCGTTATGGCAGGCGCGCTTGTGGGCAGTATTGCTTACCTGCTCATGGACTTTGTGTGGAGTTCCCCCCTCAATTGGCACGCGGGCGTTTGGGCAATGCTGCTCAACATCGTTGTGGTTGGGGTATGCCAGTGGCTCATTAAACCTGCTATGCCGCCGGCAATTGCCGCTCAACCTAGTGCTTCAACAACGTCTACCAATGCCCACTAA